A genomic stretch from Rhizobium brockwellii includes:
- a CDS encoding Rrf2 family transcriptional regulator encodes MRNDSRLSRMLHVLIHMDKHQHSATSDMIAKMLNTNPVVVRRTMAGLREQGYVRSEKGHGGGWTLVRPLSEITLLDVYRAIGEPHLFAIGPADDQPQCRVEQAVNVALGDAMKEAQALLLQRLDSVTLDKIAADFEAKLTALPATSYSCAS; translated from the coding sequence ATGCGCAATGACAGCCGCCTTTCACGCATGCTGCACGTGCTGATCCACATGGATAAACACCAGCATTCGGCGACCTCCGACATGATTGCGAAAATGCTGAACACCAATCCGGTTGTCGTCCGCCGCACCATGGCCGGCCTTCGCGAACAGGGCTACGTCCGCTCCGAAAAAGGCCATGGCGGTGGCTGGACGCTGGTGCGCCCGTTGTCTGAGATTACCCTTCTCGACGTCTACCGCGCCATCGGCGAGCCGCATCTCTTCGCCATCGGCCCAGCCGACGATCAGCCGCAGTGTCGTGTGGAGCAGGCGGTGAATGTCGCCCTTGGCGACGCGATGAAGGAAGCCCAGGCCCTGCTCCTGCAACGGTTGGACAGCGTGACGCTGGACAAAATCGCCGCCGACTTCGAGGCAAAACTGACCGCGCTCCCGGCGACATCCTATTCCTGCGCCTCCTGA
- a CDS encoding NAD(P)/FAD-dependent oxidoreductase encodes MPFEAIIIGGNFAGLSAAMQLARARRRVLLIDAGAPRNRFSEASHGFLGQDGQTPAAIMREGKRQLSLYPSITIREGKVVRAQSDGDAFIVSTEDGGEERAARILLATGVSDTLPKIPGLQERWGRSALHCPYCHGFEVSGGKLGVLANHPHSAHSAMMIPDWGATTFFTQALFEPDEEQLVKLTGRGVRIERSPIVELLGENPKLEAVRLADGRVLPLDAVFVAPKTAMASPVAEQLGCAFDDGPFGPIIRIADNKETTVKGVFAAGDAASAMHNATLASASGVLAGVHCHQSLVMQSAV; translated from the coding sequence ATGCCGTTCGAAGCCATTATCATCGGCGGAAACTTCGCCGGCCTTTCGGCCGCCATGCAGCTGGCCCGGGCGCGGCGGCGGGTTCTGCTTATTGACGCCGGAGCGCCGCGCAATCGGTTTTCTGAAGCGTCGCATGGGTTCTTGGGCCAGGACGGCCAGACGCCGGCAGCGATCATGCGGGAGGGAAAACGGCAGCTTTCGCTCTATCCGAGCATCACCATCCGCGAGGGGAAAGTCGTCCGGGCGCAGAGCGATGGTGACGCGTTCATCGTCAGCACCGAAGACGGCGGCGAAGAACGAGCCGCGCGCATCCTACTTGCAACCGGCGTCAGCGACACGCTGCCCAAAATCCCCGGCCTGCAGGAGCGATGGGGCCGCTCCGCGCTGCACTGTCCCTATTGCCACGGTTTTGAGGTCAGCGGCGGCAAGCTCGGCGTTCTCGCAAACCATCCGCATTCGGCCCATTCGGCCATGATGATCCCGGACTGGGGAGCGACGACCTTTTTCACCCAAGCGCTGTTCGAGCCTGATGAAGAGCAATTGGTGAAGCTGACCGGCCGAGGCGTCCGGATCGAACGCAGCCCTATCGTGGAATTGTTGGGCGAAAATCCGAAGCTTGAGGCCGTTCGCCTCGCCGATGGCCGCGTCCTGCCGCTCGATGCCGTCTTCGTCGCGCCGAAAACGGCGATGGCGAGCCCGGTTGCCGAACAGCTCGGCTGCGCCTTTGACGACGGCCCGTTCGGGCCAATCATTCGGATCGCCGATAACAAGGAAACCACCGTCAAGGGTGTCTTCGCCGCCGGCGATGCGGCAAGCGCCATGCACAATGCCACGCTCGCCTCCGCCTCAGGCGTGCTCGCCGGCGTGCACTGCCATCAATCGCTTGTCATGCAGTCGGCCGTATAG
- a CDS encoding FkbM family methyltransferase: protein MPGKPWLTAKYWSRRLRKARNAAASRFFDTRFGRRLLIENIGPRVVSMTVDAGDHLMTFSPADYIGRKVFRKGHFEREAVDRLIVILRERGLLRKDATLLEIGGNIGTQTVYFALSDTYIKIISIEPDPRNFPLLQLNIRQNRLEEKVRLVNCAAGEHEGEIDFFLNLNNHGKSSAIRQSPTDKKISVPVKPVSEILAGLSVDPAAIGLVWMDIEGYEPVACRSMQPLLARRVPLYMEFTPLFYGPEGTKAFISMLSGFYENCLVIFEDREEEMKVRELPGDFDQYNVLFLP from the coding sequence ATGCCCGGCAAGCCCTGGCTGACCGCCAAATACTGGAGCCGCCGCTTGCGCAAGGCGCGCAATGCCGCCGCTTCGCGCTTCTTCGACACCCGCTTCGGCCGCCGCCTGCTGATCGAGAATATCGGCCCGCGCGTCGTCTCGATGACGGTCGATGCCGGCGACCACCTGATGACCTTCTCGCCCGCCGACTATATCGGCCGCAAGGTCTTCCGGAAGGGCCATTTCGAACGCGAGGCCGTCGACCGGCTGATCGTCATCCTGCGCGAGCGCGGCCTTTTGCGAAAGGACGCGACGCTGCTGGAGATCGGCGGCAATATCGGCACCCAGACCGTCTATTTCGCCCTCAGCGACACCTACATCAAAATCATCAGCATCGAGCCCGATCCACGCAATTTCCCGCTTCTTCAACTTAACATCCGCCAGAACCGGCTGGAGGAGAAGGTCCGCCTCGTCAACTGCGCCGCCGGCGAACACGAAGGCGAGATCGACTTTTTCCTCAACCTCAACAATCACGGCAAGAGCAGCGCCATCCGCCAAAGCCCGACAGACAAGAAGATCAGTGTGCCGGTGAAGCCGGTTTCCGAGATCCTTGCCGGACTTTCGGTCGATCCGGCCGCAATCGGCCTTGTCTGGATGGATATCGAGGGCTACGAGCCGGTCGCCTGCCGCTCAATGCAGCCGCTGCTTGCCCGCCGCGTGCCGCTCTACATGGAGTTCACGCCGCTTTTTTACGGCCCGGAGGGAACGAAGGCCTTCATATCAATGCTTTCCGGCTTCTACGAGAATTGCCTCGTCATCTTCGAGGATCGCGAAGAGGAAATGAAGGTCCGTGAGCTGCCGGGCGATTTCGATCAGTACAACGTACTGTTTTTGCCTTAG
- a CDS encoding adenylate/guanylate cyclase domain-containing protein, translating into MTTVSATGIFSERAIRRARLGSGLVIFIFVLLHLSNHAIGLISVTAADKAAHLFLAIWRNPLGTAIFYSSVLIHIALVLRAIYMRRSLVMPKGEMAQIVLGLMIPLLLMDHVIGTRIAHEFYGYIDDYETVISTLWIRNPTNGVRQVFGVVAVWIHGCIGIHFWLRYRPWYPDFAPLLLALAILVPVLSLLGFVEMGRTLADPSYQEAMTISAYKEGVNTRYASNPEVHRQVAMIRAGLYGAFSASLLIVVFARARRKLKERLDQVAVHYPGGEVIRVPRGFSVLEASRLGGLPHYAVCGGKGQCSTCRVQILGDYDSLPAPDKMEQTTLRRINAGPDVRLACQLRPNRDVAVAPLLVPAIEAALPANSQETSPGREREIAVLFVDIRHFTTLTETRLPFDVVFLLNRYFAIIGKAVEQSGGRLDKFIGDGAMALFGLNSTPEEACRQALAAAAAIVAEIEKLAAELADELALPLRIAIGIHTGPAVVGTMGYGRVRSMTAIGDTVNVASRLETAAKEFEAAIVISEPVATLSGADLAGIESREISVRGRALPLKVYVIPREKAAEPLEGKA; encoded by the coding sequence ATGACGACGGTCTCGGCCACAGGGATTTTTTCGGAACGTGCGATCAGAAGGGCGAGGCTCGGTTCCGGCCTCGTCATTTTCATCTTCGTTCTGCTGCATTTGTCGAACCATGCGATTGGCCTGATTTCAGTCACCGCTGCCGATAAGGCTGCCCACCTCTTTCTGGCGATCTGGCGCAATCCTCTGGGTACCGCAATCTTCTATTCGTCGGTGCTCATCCATATCGCACTGGTGCTGCGCGCCATCTACATGCGCCGCAGCCTCGTCATGCCGAAGGGGGAAATGGCGCAGATCGTGCTCGGCCTGATGATCCCGCTGCTGCTCATGGATCATGTCATCGGCACGCGCATCGCCCACGAGTTCTACGGCTACATCGATGACTACGAGACGGTCATCAGTACGCTCTGGATCAGGAACCCGACAAACGGCGTGCGGCAGGTGTTCGGTGTCGTCGCCGTCTGGATCCACGGCTGCATCGGCATCCATTTCTGGCTGCGCTATCGGCCCTGGTATCCGGACTTTGCGCCGCTGCTGCTGGCGCTTGCGATCCTTGTGCCGGTGCTCTCGCTGCTCGGCTTCGTCGAAATGGGCCGGACGCTTGCCGATCCCTCCTACCAGGAGGCAATGACGATCAGCGCCTACAAGGAGGGCGTCAACACCCGTTACGCCTCGAACCCGGAAGTTCACCGGCAGGTCGCCATGATCCGTGCCGGGCTCTACGGCGCCTTCTCCGCCTCTCTCCTCATCGTCGTCTTCGCCCGCGCCCGGCGCAAGCTGAAGGAGCGACTTGACCAGGTCGCCGTGCATTATCCGGGCGGCGAGGTGATCCGTGTGCCGCGCGGCTTCTCGGTGCTGGAAGCAAGCCGGCTCGGCGGCCTACCGCACTATGCCGTCTGCGGCGGCAAGGGCCAGTGCTCCACCTGCCGCGTGCAGATCCTTGGCGATTATGACAGCCTGCCGGCCCCCGACAAGATGGAACAGACGACATTGAGGCGCATCAATGCCGGCCCGGATGTCCGGCTCGCCTGCCAGCTTCGCCCGAACCGCGACGTTGCCGTCGCGCCACTTCTCGTGCCGGCGATCGAGGCGGCCCTTCCCGCCAACAGCCAGGAGACGAGCCCCGGCCGCGAGCGCGAGATCGCCGTGCTCTTCGTCGATATCCGCCATTTCACCACGCTGACGGAAACCCGCCTGCCCTTCGATGTCGTCTTCCTGCTGAACCGCTATTTCGCCATCATCGGCAAGGCGGTGGAGCAGTCGGGCGGGCGGCTCGACAAGTTCATCGGCGACGGCGCCATGGCGCTCTTCGGGCTCAACTCCACGCCGGAGGAAGCCTGCCGCCAGGCGCTCGCCGCTGCAGCAGCGATCGTCGCCGAGATCGAGAAACTCGCCGCCGAGCTGGCCGACGAACTGGCGCTGCCGCTGCGCATCGCGATCGGCATTCACACCGGCCCGGCCGTCGTCGGCACGATGGGATACGGCCGGGTGCGCAGCATGACGGCGATCGGCGATACCGTCAATGTTGCGAGCCGGCTCGAGACCGCTGCCAAGGAGTTTGAGGCGGCGATCGTCATCTCCGAGCCGGTAGCGACCCTTTCGGGTGCTGATCTCGCCGGCATCGAAAGCCGTGAAATCAGTGTGCGCGGCCGGGCCCTGCCCTTGAAAGTCTACGTCATTCCGAGAGAGAAAGCGGCAGAGCCGCTCGAAGGAAAAGCCTGA
- a CDS encoding glycosyltransferase family 4 protein, whose amino-acid sequence MRVAFYAPMKSPNHPVPSGDRLMARLLIQALELAGHEVDVVSEFRTYASTPEAAAALEPAIRAELERLRLTWKSELRPELWFCYHPYYKSPDPFGPAISAEFAIPYVTAEASYAAKRDRTGWAASQKRVGEAIMQAAVNISFTERDQAGLSATFPQARLAGLTPFIETALFEKVSPASDPHRLMTVAMMRAGDKMDSYAMLAKALRLIEDQPWTLAVIGDGPMRQEVQALFADFPGRIEWLGERNAGEIAELLGRGGVYVWPGCGEAYGLAYLEAQAAGLPVVAQETAGVPAVVEAGVTGLLTPDGDVAAYADAVAALLDDRQRRDAMGQAARRFVLGERSLAMAAQLLNGILRDSAATGVT is encoded by the coding sequence ATGCGGGTGGCTTTCTACGCGCCGATGAAATCGCCGAACCATCCGGTGCCGTCCGGCGACCGGCTGATGGCGCGGCTGTTGATCCAGGCGCTGGAGCTCGCCGGGCACGAGGTCGACGTCGTCTCCGAATTCCGCACCTATGCCTCGACGCCGGAGGCGGCAGCCGCGCTCGAACCCGCTATCCGCGCGGAGCTGGAGCGACTGCGGCTGACATGGAAATCCGAGCTGCGACCGGAACTCTGGTTCTGCTATCACCCCTATTACAAATCGCCCGATCCCTTCGGGCCGGCGATATCTGCCGAATTCGCCATTCCCTATGTCACCGCCGAAGCCTCCTATGCGGCAAAACGTGACCGAACCGGCTGGGCAGCATCACAGAAGCGCGTGGGCGAGGCGATCATGCAGGCGGCGGTCAATATCAGCTTCACCGAACGTGACCAGGCCGGGCTTTCAGCCACCTTTCCGCAGGCGAGGCTTGCCGGGCTGACACCTTTCATCGAGACGGCGCTGTTCGAGAAGGTGTCGCCGGCGTCCGATCCGCACCGGCTGATGACCGTCGCGATGATGCGGGCCGGCGATAAGATGGACAGTTACGCGATGCTTGCAAAAGCGTTGCGGCTGATCGAAGACCAGCCTTGGACGCTGGCCGTCATCGGCGATGGTCCGATGCGGCAGGAGGTGCAGGCGCTCTTTGCCGACTTTCCCGGCCGAATCGAATGGCTGGGCGAGCGGAATGCCGGCGAGATCGCCGAACTGCTCGGGCGCGGCGGCGTCTATGTCTGGCCCGGCTGCGGCGAGGCCTATGGCCTTGCCTATCTGGAGGCCCAGGCCGCCGGCCTGCCCGTCGTCGCGCAGGAAACGGCAGGCGTGCCAGCGGTGGTCGAGGCTGGCGTGACCGGGCTGCTGACGCCGGATGGCGATGTCGCCGCCTATGCCGACGCCGTGGCTGCCCTGCTTGACGACAGGCAAAGGCGCGACGCCATGGGGCAGGCGGCGCGGCGCTTCGTGCTCGGCGAGCGCTCGCTTGCGATGGCGGCGCAGCTATTGAACGGAATTTTGCGCGACAGCGCAGCAACAGGAGTGACGTGA